The segment AATCGCCTCCGCCGTCGAACATGCCTCCACCGCCGCCGTCGTCCATGGCACCGTATTCCGTGTCGCCGCCGGAGTAGTCGTCGCCGGACCCATCGCCCCCGCCGTCGGCTCCCGTGTCGCCGCCGGCCGCAGTCTCTTCCGGAACCCCGGCCATGCCGGAGAACATGGCCGAGAACAGGAACATCGACCCCATTCCCCAGGCACCTGCGACCAGGGCCGGACGCCACCAGGGCTCGGAGTACCAACCTGCGGGTACCGGACGGCCGGCGACTCGGCCACCCGGGTAGTAGTTCGGGGTGCGATCGGACGGATCCGGTGACGCCGCGATCTCACGGCCCTCGAAGTCGACCTTGCGATCCTCGGTGACTCGCCCCGCCTGCTGCTGGCCGTCGATGCCCTGCACCTCCGGGCCCGGGTCCATGCCCATCGCCAGGCGCGCGGCACGGATGTAGTAGAGCCCCTCGAGCGCCGTCTGCTTGGCCAGTCGGGCCTGTTCGGGAGTGGTGGCCTGATCGATCTGCGAACCGGCGGCGATGTTGCGTTCGGACGCGTCGGCCAAGGCCTGCTTGGACGGTGTATCCGTGCCGATCAGGTTGTAGACCTGACCGCCGAGGCGTTCGATCGATTGGCGGGCATCGGCCTTGGCGTCGGCCAGCGCGGTTTCGGCCGCCGCAGCGGAGTTCTTCTTGTTTCGCAGCACCAACAGGGCCACTGCGGCGATGACGATGACGATCAGG is part of the Rhodococcus sp. SBT000017 genome and harbors:
- a CDS encoding DUF1542 domain-containing protein; its protein translation is MEIVLIVIVIAAVALLVLRNKKNSAAAAETALADAKADARQSIERLGGQVYNLIGTDTPSKQALADASERNIAAGSQIDQATTPEQARLAKQTALEGLYYIRAARLAMGMDPGPEVQGIDGQQQAGRVTEDRKVDFEGREIAASPDPSDRTPNYYPGGRVAGRPVPAGWYSEPWWRPALVAGAWGMGSMFLFSAMFSGMAGVPEETAAGGDTGADGGGDGSGDDYSGGDTEYGAMDDGGGGGMFDGGGDFGGGGDFGGF